One genomic region from Phycisphaeraceae bacterium encodes:
- a CDS encoding M28 family peptidase, producing MTARPNRWRCASCFLLPMTAFGSPTQPEPDQAARLRAERAQSRIAQRAQAGQEELRRAQDVQAVHRMIALLAGPEMAGRAPGSPGLDRAADAIEDLFLGLGLEPAFALAENNPDQKTYRQRFTIGSTVDSIASRTSFGLADGRVIAADNDLEVSIYSGRGAFAGPVSFVGYGIVAGPGTYLGFTGTDSIEDHVVLMLSHEPMDDLGRSLWSDRGWSFAAPLYRKLSAVHRRGAKAVIVVDPPDHDPDANGSADPAGQVRTQVTPFEIPVVHISQAQADELLRVGTGRSLRELTRAANRAGIVLPLQSVTAAVQTNVEVTPLWSENIGAILAGRGTLAGEVVVITAHYEFRDPSPVFMAASDTEPSPAADDNASGVASMLLVAERLRDAYDTLDFETPARTILFLALSGGDKSHRGSSHYVEHPIIPITNHVIMLNLDAVGRYNDFPLQIGGVDSANELESIVQDTLLLHRVDAVPAEPETFADSDHQSFNDRNVPQLMFSTGIQPEHGSIADTPETIDADGIVTISTLVRTLALELATHPERPTFVQRGARPRDRQPDDPARDRVRVGLIPAAGATGDGMLIARVSDDSTAARAGFRPGDRVLEWNGQAVENAQHWASMIEQHRPGDTVNVTIRRAGQTQSIEIILESAKEPRP from the coding sequence ATGACCGCCCGACCGAACCGCTGGCGCTGCGCTTCCTGTTTTTTGCTCCCGATGACGGCTTTCGGGTCTCCCACACAACCCGAGCCCGACCAGGCCGCCCGATTGCGAGCCGAACGAGCCCAATCCCGCATCGCGCAGCGCGCCCAGGCCGGGCAGGAAGAGCTTCGGCGTGCACAGGATGTCCAGGCCGTGCACCGAATGATCGCTCTCCTTGCCGGACCCGAGATGGCAGGCCGCGCCCCCGGTTCGCCCGGCCTCGACCGCGCCGCCGATGCGATTGAAGATCTCTTTCTCGGGCTGGGGCTCGAACCCGCATTCGCCTTGGCCGAAAACAACCCCGATCAGAAAACCTATCGCCAGCGGTTCACGATCGGCAGCACCGTTGACTCAATTGCCTCCCGCACATCGTTTGGGCTTGCCGACGGGCGCGTTATTGCAGCTGACAATGATCTTGAAGTCTCGATCTACAGCGGACGCGGAGCTTTCGCCGGGCCGGTTTCGTTCGTCGGCTACGGCATCGTCGCCGGTCCGGGCACCTATCTCGGCTTCACTGGCACCGATTCCATCGAAGACCATGTCGTCCTCATGCTCAGCCACGAACCTATGGACGACCTTGGACGCAGCTTGTGGTCCGATCGCGGGTGGAGCTTTGCCGCCCCTCTGTACCGCAAACTCAGCGCCGTGCATCGCCGGGGCGCCAAAGCCGTCATCGTCGTCGATCCGCCCGATCACGACCCCGATGCCAATGGCTCGGCCGACCCGGCAGGACAAGTCCGCACCCAAGTCACACCGTTCGAAATCCCCGTCGTGCATATCAGCCAGGCCCAAGCCGATGAACTTCTCCGTGTTGGCACCGGCCGCAGCCTGCGCGAACTGACACGCGCCGCCAACCGCGCGGGCATCGTCCTTCCACTCCAAAGCGTCACCGCAGCTGTCCAAACAAACGTCGAAGTCACACCGCTCTGGTCAGAAAACATCGGCGCGATTCTCGCTGGACGTGGCACCCTCGCTGGCGAAGTAGTTGTCATCACCGCTCACTACGAATTTCGCGACCCATCGCCGGTTTTTATGGCCGCTTCTGACACAGAACCAAGCCCCGCAGCCGACGACAATGCCTCGGGTGTCGCCTCCATGCTGCTTGTTGCCGAACGCCTGCGAGATGCGTACGACACGCTCGATTTCGAAACGCCTGCACGCACCATCCTCTTCCTCGCACTCTCCGGCGGCGACAAATCCCATCGCGGCTCAAGCCACTACGTCGAGCACCCGATCATTCCGATCACAAACCATGTCATCATGCTCAACCTTGATGCCGTCGGGCGCTACAACGACTTCCCGCTCCAGATCGGTGGCGTCGACTCGGCCAACGAACTCGAATCCATCGTTCAAGACACTTTGCTCCTCCACCGTGTCGACGCTGTGCCCGCCGAGCCCGAGACCTTCGCCGACAGCGACCACCAGAGCTTCAACGATCGAAATGTTCCTCAGTTGATGTTCTCGACTGGCATCCAGCCCGAGCACGGCTCCATCGCCGACACTCCCGAAACCATCGACGCCGACGGCATTGTCACAATCAGCACGCTGGTTCGAACACTCGCCCTCGAATTAGCAACACACCCCGAACGCCCGACGTTCGTCCAACGAGGCGCACGCCCACGCGATCGCCAGCCCGACGACCCCGCACGCGACCGCGTTCGCGTCGGGCTGATTCCCGCCGCCGGAGCGACCGGCGACGGCATGCTCATCGCGCGCGTCAGCGATGATTCCACCGCTGCCCGCGCAGGCTTTCGTCCCGGCGATCGCGTGCTCGAATGGAACGGGCAAGCCGTAGAAAACGCCCAGCACTGGGCTTCGATGATCGAGCAACATCGCCCTGGCGATACCGTCAACGTCACCATCCGCCGCGCAGGCCAGACCCAGTCCATCGAGATCATCCTCGAAAGCGCCAAGGAACCCAGGCCTTGA
- a CDS encoding NUDIX hydrolase has product MSGIVLPDDFSEVLIVPIDQPSTLSLSVLPADDHPASPESEHRWAQLCAHNPALLNGPILALDAWHAQQQRLTARVAHYQQMVAPDPGRSRIVQIGVTGVILARNTHASDDEPHVLLAQRTHRTTVYPGQWELAPSGGINPPPHTPITLNLSAWLDALNRESHEELGLDLTQSTIRTPMLCFDPFAPSADLVCIVHLAAQCDDVDRSVTSHLASTWEYTASQWIPVSRLAQAADDPATTIIPPSRAIMRALARDHSLLKS; this is encoded by the coding sequence TTGAGCGGCATCGTGCTGCCTGACGACTTCTCCGAGGTGCTCATCGTCCCGATCGATCAGCCCAGCACGTTGTCGCTGTCTGTCCTCCCTGCCGACGATCACCCCGCAAGCCCCGAGTCGGAGCATCGTTGGGCACAATTGTGCGCACACAACCCGGCACTCCTCAATGGCCCAATCCTCGCACTCGATGCGTGGCACGCCCAACAGCAACGCCTCACCGCACGAGTCGCCCACTATCAACAAATGGTGGCCCCCGACCCCGGCCGATCGCGCATCGTCCAGATCGGTGTCACCGGCGTCATTCTCGCACGCAACACTCACGCATCTGACGACGAGCCGCATGTTCTGCTTGCACAACGAACGCATCGCACAACGGTGTACCCAGGCCAATGGGAGCTTGCACCCTCTGGCGGCATCAACCCACCGCCTCACACGCCAATCACCCTGAACTTGTCCGCATGGCTCGATGCTCTCAATCGAGAATCGCACGAAGAACTCGGGCTTGATCTGACTCAAAGCACGATTCGCACACCGATGCTGTGCTTCGATCCCTTCGCCCCCAGCGCCGATCTCGTGTGCATTGTGCATCTCGCCGCGCAGTGCGACGATGTTGATCGTTCTGTGACTTCGCACCTGGCTTCGACATGGGAATATACCGCATCCCAGTGGATTCCCGTCTCACGCCTCGCTCAGGCAGCAGACGATCCCGCTACAACGATCATCCCCCCAAGCCGTGCGATCATGCGTGCCCTGGCTCGCGATCACTCGCTGCTGAAGAGCTGA
- a CDS encoding ABC transporter ATP-binding protein, producing MNDFWKLSGRMLRYRGLLVWALVMATLSAAGLGAGIVGVGPVLDSVMGNETNLRQMATDLNASSWVAGRLSESWIERLPQDPFVSVVWIMIGLGVLTVFGATANFLHAYFAMTIVQRTIAQLRRELFGRVIHLPLRQIAEGGSSDAISRIVNDPQSLALGMTALVSKSMAQLTKGLAALVAAFVVDWRLSGVALVVAPVLYTIIRKLGKRIRRASRAALQSQALLYGATAEVIQGLRVVKVHTNERHESGRFHKINKQVLRELLRVRFARALASPLVEVVSIMALGVLSLVAIKAIHDGQLDSAKFVLAIGALGVAGASLKPLTGLVTDIQQSSAAATRIAQLLNEAPEERDGAKRPRLPRHAREVAFEGVSLTYPGANRPAIDDVTLKIAHGRTVAFVGPNGCGKTTLLSLVPRLFDPDAGVVRIDGRDVREVGLRSLRSQIGVVTQETVLFRQSVRQNIAYGARGVDEAMIVRAAEKAHAHQFIEKLPQGYDTMLGDQGMTLSGGQRQRLAIARAILRDPAILILDEATSMIDSDSESHIAAAIAGFAVGRTCLIVAHRLSTVVSADEIVVMNHGSIVDRGSHSELLERCELYRQLARNQLFSSE from the coding sequence ATGAATGATTTCTGGAAGCTGTCCGGTCGCATGCTGCGCTATCGCGGGCTTTTGGTCTGGGCGCTGGTCATGGCGACGTTGTCGGCGGCGGGACTTGGTGCGGGCATTGTCGGCGTGGGGCCGGTGCTCGACTCGGTGATGGGCAATGAGACGAATCTGCGTCAGATGGCAACCGACCTGAACGCTTCTTCGTGGGTTGCGGGCAGGCTGTCAGAGTCGTGGATTGAGAGATTGCCGCAGGATCCGTTTGTGTCGGTTGTCTGGATCATGATCGGGCTTGGGGTATTGACGGTGTTCGGGGCGACGGCGAATTTTTTGCATGCGTATTTCGCGATGACGATTGTGCAGCGGACAATCGCGCAGTTGCGGCGCGAGTTGTTTGGGCGCGTGATTCACCTGCCACTGCGTCAGATCGCGGAAGGAGGCAGTTCGGACGCGATCAGCCGCATCGTGAACGACCCGCAGTCGCTTGCGCTCGGTATGACGGCGCTGGTGTCCAAGTCGATGGCGCAGCTGACGAAGGGACTGGCGGCGTTGGTTGCGGCGTTTGTCGTTGACTGGAGATTGTCGGGGGTGGCACTGGTGGTCGCGCCGGTGCTGTACACGATCATTCGCAAACTTGGCAAGCGGATTCGGCGTGCGTCGCGTGCGGCGCTGCAGAGCCAGGCGCTGCTCTATGGGGCGACGGCCGAGGTGATTCAGGGTCTGCGCGTTGTGAAGGTGCACACGAACGAGCGGCATGAGAGCGGTCGTTTTCACAAGATTAACAAGCAGGTGCTGAGGGAGCTGCTGCGGGTGCGATTCGCCAGGGCTCTTGCGAGTCCGCTTGTGGAAGTTGTGTCGATTATGGCGCTGGGGGTGCTCAGTCTTGTGGCGATCAAGGCGATCCATGACGGGCAGCTGGACAGCGCCAAGTTCGTGCTTGCCATCGGGGCACTGGGGGTTGCGGGGGCGTCGCTCAAGCCTCTGACGGGATTGGTGACGGATATTCAGCAGTCGTCGGCAGCGGCCACGCGCATTGCACAGTTGCTGAATGAAGCGCCCGAAGAGCGTGACGGCGCGAAGCGTCCGCGATTGCCAAGGCATGCGCGCGAGGTTGCATTCGAGGGGGTGAGTCTGACGTATCCGGGCGCGAACCGGCCGGCGATTGATGATGTGACGCTGAAGATTGCGCACGGCAGGACGGTGGCGTTTGTCGGACCCAACGGGTGCGGCAAGACGACGCTGCTGAGTCTGGTGCCGAGGTTGTTTGATCCGGACGCCGGTGTGGTGCGCATTGATGGTCGCGATGTGCGTGAGGTCGGACTGCGGAGCCTGCGATCGCAGATCGGCGTGGTCACGCAGGAGACGGTGCTGTTTCGCCAGAGCGTGCGGCAGAATATTGCGTACGGCGCGCGCGGGGTTGATGAGGCGATGATCGTTCGTGCGGCTGAAAAGGCGCACGCGCACCAGTTCATCGAGAAACTGCCGCAAGGGTACGACACGATGCTGGGCGATCAGGGGATGACGCTCAGCGGCGGGCAACGGCAGCGGTTGGCGATTGCTCGCGCGATTTTGCGCGATCCGGCGATTCTGATTCTGGATGAAGCGACGAGCATGATCGACTCAGACAGCGAGTCGCACATTGCAGCGGCGATTGCGGGGTTTGCGGTGGGGAGGACGTGCCTGATTGTTGCGCATCGCCTCAGCACTGTGGTGAGTGCCGACGAGATTGTGGTGATGAATCACGGGTCGATCGTTGATCGGGGGTCGCATTCGGAGTTGCTCGAACGTTGTGAACTCTACCGACAACTGGCGAGGAATCAGCTCTTCAGCAGCGAGTGA